The genomic window GAGGCGGTCGCGTTCGGTGGCGTAGGTGAACGCCCATCGACCCTTGTCGCAGTTCCACTCCTCGTTGACAGCAGGATCGTCACCAGCCAACCGGCGCAGCACTTTTCCGCGTCGATGATCGGTCCGTTGGGCGCATCCGCTCGCGCAGTGCTCGCACGCGCTCGGCGTCGACACGAGATCGTAGGGCCGGGCCCGGAATCGGTAGGCTGCGCCGGTCAGCGCACCGACAGGACATATTTGGACGGTGTTGCCAGAGAAGTACGACTCGAAGGGTTCGCTGTCGTAGATTCCCACCTGTTGCAGCGCACCACGTTCGATGAGTTCGATGAACGGGTCACCTGCGATCTGCTCCGAGAATCTGGTGCACCGTGCGCACAGCACACAGCGTTCACGGTCCAGAAGCACTTCCGAGGACAGCGGGATCGGTTTGGGATAGGTGCGCTTGACGTCGGTGAACCGCGATTCCGATCGACCCGACGACATCGCCTGGTTCTGCAGTGGGCACTCGCCGCCCTTGTCGCAGACCGGGCAGTCGAGCGGATGGTTGATCAGCAGCAGTTCCATCACGCCCTTCTGGGCTTTCGCGGCTACCGGAGAGCTGAGCTGCGTCCGGATCACCATTCCCTCGGTGACGGTGGTTGTGCACGAGGCCAACGGCTTTCGCTGCCCCTCGACTTCGACGAGACACTGTCGGCAGGCTCCGACTGGATCGAGGAGAGGGTGGTCGCAGAACCTCGGGATCTGGATCCCGCTGAGTTCGGCCGCACGGATCACGAGTGTGCCGGACGGCACGTGCACCTCGGTGCCGTCGATGCTGACGGTGACAGTGGTCGTTTCGACGCTCACGAGGTCAGTTCTCCTGCCATCAGTGTCGAGCGGTGTGGATCGAACGGACATGGCGCTCCGAGATGCCGGACGTACTCCTCGCGGAAGTGCTTCAGCGACGACGTGATCGGACTTACTGCTCCGTCGCCCAAGGCGCAGAACGACTTTCCGAGGATGCTGTCCGCGACGTCGAGAAGTGTGTCGAGATCTCCGGCGGTTCCCCGGCCGGTTTCGAGGCGTTCGTAGATCTGCACCAGCCAGTAGGTACCTTCGCGGCACGGCGTGCACTTGCCACACGACTCGTGCGCGTAGAACTCCGTCCAGCGGCGTACAGCCCGCACGACGCACGTCGTGTCGTCGAAAATCTGCAGTGCCTTGGTACCGAGCATCGATCCCGCGGCACCGACGCCTTCGTAGTCCAACGGAACATCCAGGTGCTCGTCGGTGAAGATCGGTGTCGACGATCCGCCCGGCGTCCAGAATTTGAGGGTGTGGCCGTCTCGCACACCGCCGGCGTATTCGAGTAGCTCCCGCAACGTGATTCCGAGTGGAGCCTCGTACTGACCGGGGTTCGTCACATGTCCGGACAACGAGTACAGCGTGAATCCAGGGGACTTCTCGCTGCCCATCGACCGGAACCAATCCACACCGTTGCGGAGGATGGCCGGAACGCTGGCGATCGACTCGACATTGTTCACGACTGTCGGGCACGCATACAGTCCGGCAACGGCCGGGAAGGGAGGGCGCAGCCTCGGTTGTCCACGACGGCCTTCCAGCGAATCGAGCAGCGCTGTTTCCTCCCCACAGATGTATGCTCCGGCACCCGCGTGAACGACGACGTCCAGATCGAAACCCGTTCCCGCAATGTTCTGTCCCAGGTAGCCCGCGGCATAGGCTTCGGCCACCGCGGCCTGCAGACGGCGCAGAACGGGGACCACCTCTCCGCGGACGTAGACATACGCGCGATGAGCCCGAATCGCGTACGCGGCGATGATGATTCCCTCGACGAGCACCTGAGGTGTCGCGAGAAGAAGTGGCATGTCCTTGCACGTTCCCGGTTCGGACTCGTCCGCGTTGACCACAAGGTAATGAGGTTTACCGTCGCCCTGAGGAATGAAGGACCACTTCATGCCCGTCGGGAATCCTGCGCCGCCTCGCCCGCGTAGACCTGCGTCTTTGACCAAGGCGATGACGTCGTCCTCCGCCATCTCGAACGCCCGGCGCAGGCCCTCGTACCCGCCGTGTCG from Rhodococcus sp. P1Y includes these protein-coding regions:
- the nuoF gene encoding NADH-quinone oxidoreductase subunit NuoF, with the translated sequence MPLTPVLSSYWDDPQSWTLETYRRHGGYEGLRRAFEMAEDDVIALVKDAGLRGRGGAGFPTGMKWSFIPQGDGKPHYLVVNADESEPGTCKDMPLLLATPQVLVEGIIIAAYAIRAHRAYVYVRGEVVPVLRRLQAAVAEAYAAGYLGQNIAGTGFDLDVVVHAGAGAYICGEETALLDSLEGRRGQPRLRPPFPAVAGLYACPTVVNNVESIASVPAILRNGVDWFRSMGSEKSPGFTLYSLSGHVTNPGQYEAPLGITLRELLEYAGGVRDGHTLKFWTPGGSSTPIFTDEHLDVPLDYEGVGAAGSMLGTKALQIFDDTTCVVRAVRRWTEFYAHESCGKCTPCREGTYWLVQIYERLETGRGTAGDLDTLLDVADSILGKSFCALGDGAVSPITSSLKHFREEYVRHLGAPCPFDPHRSTLMAGELTS